In one window of Planctomycetota bacterium DNA:
- a CDS encoding ABC transporter ATP-binding protein has product MTAVIETDRLTKVYKDFWGRPKHKGLDSLSISIERGEVFGLIGPNGSGKTTTFKLLLGLIFPTSGSARILGKPPHDVSVKARLGFLPEESYLYRWLDADETLDFFGRLFHLDRATRRRRADELIRRFGLEHARRRPLREYSKGMVRRVSFAQALINEPEVVILDEPTSGLDPISSRQMKDLILDLKKRGTTVLLSSHLLADVQDICDRIAILHQGQTKVYGAVRDILVQRDLTRLTFRNLSEETRRKIEEIARAEGASLIRAEPLLETLEEVFLRTVQESGDGLVYRRPEAEPSGGAPEGTRP; this is encoded by the coding sequence ATGACCGCCGTCATCGAGACCGACCGGCTCACCAAGGTCTACAAGGATTTCTGGGGCCGTCCCAAGCACAAGGGCCTGGACTCGCTCTCGATCTCGATCGAGCGCGGAGAGGTCTTCGGCCTGATCGGCCCCAACGGTTCCGGCAAGACCACCACCTTCAAGCTGCTGCTCGGTCTCATTTTCCCCACCTCCGGCTCCGCGCGGATCCTCGGCAAGCCTCCCCACGACGTCTCCGTCAAGGCGCGCCTCGGGTTCCTGCCCGAGGAATCCTACCTCTACCGCTGGCTCGACGCGGACGAGACGCTGGATTTCTTCGGACGGCTCTTTCACCTGGACCGCGCCACGCGACGCCGGCGCGCCGACGAGCTCATCCGGCGGTTCGGGCTCGAGCACGCCCGCCGGCGGCCCCTGCGCGAGTATTCCAAAGGCATGGTCCGCCGCGTGTCCTTCGCCCAGGCCCTCATCAACGAGCCGGAGGTCGTGATTCTGGACGAGCCCACCAGCGGCCTGGACCCCATTTCGTCCCGCCAGATGAAGGACCTGATCCTGGACCTCAAGAAGCGCGGCACCACCGTGCTTCTTTCGAGCCACCTCCTGGCCGACGTGCAGGACATCTGCGACCGCATCGCCATCCTCCATCAGGGACAGACCAAGGTCTACGGAGCGGTCCGGGACATCCTCGTCCAGCGCGACCTGACGCGCCTGACGTTTCGGAACCTGTCGGAGGAGACGCGGCGCAAGATCGAGGAGATCGCGCGCGCCGAAGGCGCCTCCCTGATCCGGGCCGAGCCGCTTCTGGAGACCCTCGAGGAAGTCTTCCTGCGCACCGTCCAGGAAAGCGGCGACGGCCTGGTCTACCGGCGGCCGGAGGCGGAGCCGTCCGGAGGCGCGCCGGAAGGAACGCGGCCATGA
- a CDS encoding sodium:proton antiporter, whose amino-acid sequence MITALASEQAPPTWTVFPFAAFLLVIAITPLFFGHFWEKNRNKLLLAVLASLPVLGYLLFRAEHGGEWLHHSLREYVAFIALLASLFIISGGVYLRGSLAGTPAVNTSLLGVGAILASFIGTTGASMLLIRPLLRANEKRARRVHLVIFFIFIVSNGAGMLTPLGDPPLFLGFLRGVPFFWTLQLLLPWLLVNGILLALFYVLDSVLRSKEGIPNSSAGEIREPLRVEGGLNFLWLLGVIGVIYVMGKYGHAISPHHDVQAAVQVGGMLAMAALSLALTPRPVREANRFGWHPIIEVAALFIGIFITMVPALKFLEAKGASGEIQLTRPWQFFWMTGALSSFLDNAPTYLTFATLATGVVNKLTGAALSAENLGALAAHPLGASFLKAVSCGAVFMGANTYIGNGPNFMVKAIAEENGVRMPSFFGYMLWSCGILLPLFGLVTLLFFRS is encoded by the coding sequence ATGATCACGGCTCTGGCCTCGGAGCAGGCGCCTCCGACCTGGACGGTTTTCCCCTTTGCCGCCTTCCTGCTCGTCATCGCGATCACCCCCCTCTTCTTCGGCCACTTCTGGGAGAAGAACCGGAACAAGCTGCTGCTGGCGGTGCTGGCCAGCCTGCCGGTCCTGGGATATCTCCTTTTCCGCGCCGAACACGGAGGCGAGTGGCTTCACCACAGCCTTCGCGAATACGTGGCTTTCATCGCGCTGCTCGCCTCGCTTTTCATCATCTCCGGCGGAGTGTACCTGCGGGGATCGCTGGCCGGCACGCCCGCGGTCAATACCTCGCTCCTCGGCGTCGGCGCGATCCTGGCCAGCTTCATCGGCACGACGGGCGCCTCGATGCTCCTGATCCGCCCGCTTCTTCGGGCCAACGAAAAGCGCGCGCGGCGCGTCCACCTGGTCATCTTTTTCATCTTCATCGTGTCCAACGGGGCGGGAATGCTCACCCCCCTCGGCGACCCGCCGCTTTTCCTGGGCTTTCTGCGGGGGGTTCCCTTCTTCTGGACCCTTCAGCTTCTCCTCCCCTGGCTCCTCGTCAACGGGATCCTCCTGGCTCTTTTCTACGTCCTGGACAGCGTCCTGCGGAGCAAGGAGGGGATCCCGAACTCCTCAGCAGGAGAGATTCGCGAACCCCTGCGCGTGGAAGGCGGGCTCAACTTCCTGTGGCTCCTGGGCGTGATCGGCGTCATCTACGTCATGGGCAAGTACGGCCACGCGATCAGCCCCCACCACGACGTTCAGGCGGCCGTCCAGGTGGGAGGCATGCTCGCCATGGCGGCGCTGTCGCTGGCGCTTACGCCCCGACCGGTCCGCGAGGCCAACCGCTTCGGCTGGCACCCGATCATCGAGGTGGCCGCGCTCTTCATCGGCATCTTCATCACGATGGTGCCGGCCCTCAAGTTCCTGGAGGCCAAGGGAGCTTCGGGCGAAATCCAGCTCACCCGGCCCTGGCAGTTCTTCTGGATGACGGGGGCGCTTTCGAGCTTCCTCGACAACGCCCCCACGTACCTCACCTTTGCGACGCTGGCCACCGGCGTCGTCAACAAGCTGACGGGCGCCGCGCTCTCGGCGGAAAACCTCGGCGCGCTGGCCGCCCATCCCCTGGGGGCCTCCTTTCTCAAGGCGGTCTCCTGCGGGGCCGTCTTCATGGGCGCCAACACCTACATCGGGAACGGCCCCAACTTCATGGTCAAGGCCATCGCCGAGGAAAACGGGGTCCGGATGCCCAGCTTCTTCGGCTACATGCTCTGGTCCTGCGGAATCCTCCTGCCCCTCTTCGGGCTCGTGACGCTGCTTTTCTTCCGCTCGTGA
- the rsfS gene encoding ribosome silencing factor: MAVACAKVCEDKKATDVVILDLRKLTFIADYFVVCSASNERQARAMTEELRATMKEKGVRERGIEGVRDARWIVQDFGDFVVHIFHEDHRGFYDLEGLWADAPRVRWKRAAARP; the protein is encoded by the coding sequence TTGGCCGTCGCCTGCGCGAAGGTCTGCGAGGACAAGAAGGCCACCGACGTCGTGATCCTCGACCTCCGCAAGCTCACCTTCATCGCGGACTATTTCGTCGTCTGCTCCGCGTCCAACGAACGGCAGGCCCGCGCGATGACCGAAGAGCTCCGTGCGACCATGAAGGAGAAGGGGGTGCGCGAGCGCGGGATCGAAGGGGTCCGGGACGCCCGGTGGATCGTCCAGGACTTCGGGGATTTCGTGGTGCACATCTTCCACGAAGATCACCGGGGCTTCTACGACCTCGAGGGGTTGTGGGCGGACGCGCCGCGCGTCCGATGGAAGCGCGCCGCGGCCCGCCCGTGA
- the rpsU gene encoding 30S ribosomal protein S21, producing MKARLNESLDQLLKRFKKACEKEGLTRDIKRKASYEKPSEKRRRQERQLLRKLQKEANLR from the coding sequence GTGAAGGCCCGGTTGAACGAGTCCCTGGACCAGCTCCTCAAACGCTTCAAGAAGGCGTGCGAGAAGGAAGGGTTGACCCGGGATATCAAGCGCAAGGCCTCCTACGAGAAGCCCAGCGAGAAGCGCCGCCGCCAGGAGCGGCAGCTCCTGCGCAAGCTGCAGAAGGAAGCCAACCTGCGTTAA